The Chanos chanos chromosome 9, fChaCha1.1, whole genome shotgun sequence genome includes the window tatatatactgtatatcgcacctgagagagacagagatgccgggagagagagagagagagcgccagGCCTTCTGAGGCGCTCTCGCTACTGAATGAGATTTCGATTTTGATTTCATGCATACGGATCACTGTTTCCGCGACTGAACATGAAccgaaaagacaaaaaaaaaaaaaaaaaggaaaagaacaagAAATGTCCCTGCCAACTGCCTTCACTATAGAGCCCTTTGGAAATAGAAAGAAACAACTTGTTCATCAGCACAAGGCACCCTGCACTATAAATAGATTTATACACACAGCTATATCACTATgtctgatttgttgtttttttcttgttttttttttgtttgtttgtttttttttagttgctgttgtttttttatttttgttttttgttttttttttttacatatgctgaatagatagatacacatcAAAAGCACActcagaaagagggagagaggtgacGAGACATTCAAATTCCAAATTTCATTAACTTGAATAAGATTTATGATTGGCTGGGACTGGAAAAAGGAGCAAAACAGTTCCTGGGAATACAATCCGGTTTACAATCTGAACTGAATTCATTTTGAGTGGGAACGCTACGGCAGTTTATATGGATTagagtctcttttctctctctccctctctctcttacaattGGCAATGCATAGCACATTATGGCATTACATACATCCTCTTCATaaatcaaaaagaacaaaacaaaacaaaaagacaaaataaacaacccTCCCGACCCGTTTCAACAAATCCAATAAAAGATTCGGCGacaaacagtaaaaactgtGCGATAAAGAAGAGGCAAGAGCAGTGAGGGGGAACAAAGTGATGGAGTAAAAGCAACCATGTGCTACATTTGCCTCATTCTctattttacttattttactgtctttcttttctttaaactttctttttctggccCATCCATCACACCAAATCTACCATTTCCCACACAGAGAGACGGCTGAGAGGACGAATGAGGTTAATAGTTTACCAGTTTAACAGTTGGAGATTGGGCCCTGTTAAAACGTCCAGTGAGCCAAAGACACCACTGGGTGTTCACTTTAGTGAAGCGTTTAACCAGTATGACTCAGGCAGTCAAACAGCTGGTCTAGGACACCTTTAAAAACGtgatggatgtgtttgtgagtgagacaaaagagaaaacaacagggCTGACGTTCAGAGCCAGAAGCCTAAAGAgtaaacaacttaaaaaaaaaaaaaaaaacaaaaaacactaaacattcaCCTCCATTAACTGTGTACATACACTGAGAGAAACTCCATGATTAGTCTaggaagggaggaggaggaggaggaggaggaggaggatgaggaggaggaagctcGAACAGAAGTTGCCATGACAACGTAAATACATATTCAGAAAGTGATCACAAATATAACTCTAGTTACAGTAATACTGAAAAACACCCACAGCTGATGTTTCCAAACTCTAAAACTTTCCATGATTGTGGCTCTGAGTAGGATGGATGGCAACAAATCCTATCTCCGTTTAGAGGTCACACATCTGTAGATTTTACTCTTTTAAAGTAGCTGTTAAGAGTCACAAATTTTCACAAGATGGGTTTGACGTAAATGGCAAACCCAGTCCGGTTCATACTGGTCCTCTCAACCTCGACAGAGCGCAGAGTAGAGGAAGAGAAGACAGTTTTGTAATGATCCAGTACTGTTcggttgtttttttaaatcaagacCAGGTCTGAGTTTTACGTGTTGTACAGCAGTTCATCGTCGTTTAAATACTTTTCCTTCCAAATCGTCTTCAGTTCTCCAAATGTAAAGACACGAGCGTGGGCATTTGGGAGTTTGGAAAGTGTTACTGGGCATTACCCAAAGCTGTGGGGTCTTCAGCCTTAATTGTTTCGCCGTACGGCTGATCTTTGACACCATTCTATTTACAAAGCTGAGCCAAAATCAGTGTAATTCTACAAAATACACATCTCTCTTTGGTCCTGATTACCAGTTTGGAGATTCCgttttcaaataaacaaatgaacgtGAACACAAAGCTAACAAAACTAACAAATCACAATCAGTTCCAGggtaaagaaagaagaaaaaacaacaacaacaacaacaacaacaaaaactgataGTCTTTTTTAATGACCTGTTAAAGAACGTAAGCCTTTTTAACCAGATAGAACATAAAATGTTTAACACATACCTCAAAACTCTTCCTCTGAAGCTAACCTTCTCCCTCTATTAAAGAGCGCTCCTTTTAGACTATGGAATTTGAAGCTAGTtatggcgcacacacacacacacacactcacacacacacacacactcactcactcactcactcatacacagggTGAGGTTTCAGCAGCAGCATGTCTACCGACCTCTCTGTCAATATTAACGACCACAAGCAACTGTcagcatctttgtgtgtgtgtgtgtgtgtgtgtgagtgtgtatttacCTAACATGACTTGTACAAAAGAACGtatgtgatgtgatggtgtcGTGTGAGTTCGAtcgcgtgtgcgcgtgtttttgtttgtctgttttttaattgtCCGAGTCTTCCCTGTGTCCTGTGGTTTCAGATCGTTCATCTTTGTACGCATAACACATAATCACCACGCCACTTTCTCCTCAAACCAATTTCAAACTCCTCACGCTCTCAGTCAGTGTCAGTTCAATCCAAACCAAACcgttctctgtcctctgtccctctacacacacacacacacacacacacacacacactcttacccttccccccccctcatccctccatccacaGTCTAAAATGCTCATGCCCTACCTGCTCTTTCGCTTTTTCGTCAACAGAACTGACGGCATCTCACCGACACGCGGAAACGCCGCCCCTCTCCTCCGCGTCTCTCCCTCTTAAACCAATAAAAGACGCAAACTCTACGCACACGCTCTCTGGTCTCCATACCAGAGTTCACAGGGAACCCTCCTTagtctctgtctttgttgttgttgttcttcgtCTATGAAAACTgtcttgaacacacacacacacacacacacacacacacacacactccttctcaaTGTatggggcggggcggggggcggggatCAAACCTATTTTGTAATGACTAGTTTGGCATAATAAATATCTGGAAGAGCAGACGCATACAGATTCGGAATTCAGTGTTGTTTGTCACTGTTGACGTCAATAGAAAATGAGAAGTGCAAACCAGGtattttcgtttttgtttgtttttttcttcttcttgtcaagcatttcattttgcatgcataaatacacatataataTACTCTTGTCTTCTGACTGTATACATATATTCAGCTAAACACTATGCTATTTTTGATAATTCTCTAGTTTTGTCATGCTTTCAAGGGTGAATGGGtcttgtcagtgtgtgtctatgtgtgttaaAACACTTTGTAATTAACAAAAGCCAAGGCAGCATCTCTCGAAAAGAAAACTATTGCTCTGCTCTTTGGCACTAttatttctctcacactcacaaacacatacaaacacacatacatacatacacacgcacacgcatttCCAAATCAATGTACTCTCAAGCAAATCCCCTCCTCCAGAAACTCTAAGGGACCAGGCGTATGGCTGAGGCCTTCTGTCAATCTCTGTTCAAGACTAAGGAAAAGAGGTCTATTGCTGAGAGTAGAGCTAGCAGGAAAATCCAGGCAGCATTTAACAATCAAACCCTCCAAAAGCAACTCTTCACACTCAAGTCCAGCACATAGCGTGAtctaaaagaagacaaaaaaaaaagacagagaggagaatttaatttccatacacacagagtggtgagtttttttttgtttttttcagtgtaaaaataGTTGAAAATGTTGGTAAGGAAAAGTCATGTTTAATTGTAGTGTCACCTGGTGTCCAGCAGATGGCGATGTTTCTCAGTGGTAGTTGCCTCCCTGAAGATATTTCGCAACAGCCTCCTGCAATCTGTGATGGTCCTCTTCAACACTCTGTGAtaggacggacacacacacacacacacacacacacacacacacacacacacgcaaacacccTTAATTTCGACCAGAGCCATTTCTCAATTCAGTCCCAGCCATCTTTGTCCCTCCATTTCTTCTTCCGAGGAgatgataataacaacaatcaaaCTAACCTGACTCCAATTTTACCCCCATTTCTGCCGTGATACCAGCAGACCATCTGaacagcttttctctttcttcacttttacacactcCTGTCACTTCCCTCTTTTCTATCCATCTCTCTAAGCACAAATCCATTATGTACCTCTCAGCTGTTTGTCTATTGTTCCTCTCTCAGACcctatacatatatgtgtgtgtgtgtgtgtgtgtgtgtgtgtgtgtgcagtattcatacacacacacacacacacacacacatatatatatatctatatatatatcctgCTCAGTTTTGGCCtccttcaggttttttttccatcttgcTTTACATCTTACAATTTTTCATCACAACCTGTCACTTTGTTTCATAATGCCACTTTTGGGatatccttttctctttcttttttaatccgTTCTTTATCGttctatccctctctcaccTGCAGTTTCTTCAGTGTGCCCTCCAGGTTCTGGAGCCTCCTGCgcacctcctccagtctctcctgCGAGAGAACCAGAGGAGCACTgatcccctcctcctcttctctctgcgACCCGACGTCACCTTCTCCGCCCGTCTGCCCGTCGGCGTGAGGGTCCTCCTCTGGAGACGAGACCGACCAATAACCAGAGAGAGTCAATTAAAAACCTCTTTCCTACTGGGCATTACAAACTCGACAGGATGTTTGATGAATGGGAGTCCCTCAGACTTTGGATGTTGTTAGTTCACTGCTGAGACACCAACTGCTTTGCTCTACAGCTCTACAGGGTTTCGGGCGATATCGTCATTGGTCGTACCTGTTGATTGACATTCGCTGGTCTCTTGGCTGTGCCCATCAGGCCCCGCCCCTCCGTTCTCTCCGACAGAGTCTTCCGATAGGCTGATACTTCCAACCAGTAGCCTTTTCAGAGACATGACTGCGGGTGGAGGAGATGCCCGTTAGTGAGACGTCAGTCTCGAGCGGTTCAAAACGACTGATTTAATGAGTCAGTGTCACACAGCAACAATCTATTAAACAGATAAAGGTGTGACGGACTTAGGAGGTAGACAGAATTAGATCTCAGGTATCTGTATGAATACAATTCGACAAACCTTCGTCCAGTGCACTCCCAGCTGCTTTCTCTGGGGGGGCAGCGCTGGGATCCAGTGGCAGGTCGATGCCGTTGGTTGTGAGGAAGTCCAGCAGGGATGGGCTGGGGTCTGTGCCTTTTTCGTCCGTTAGGCTGTCCTTGTCTCGATCTGCGGGGGAACAAACGCAAGGCGAATGACTGTACTGCTTAAAGGACTGCAACAGGGACCAGttacaagagagagaaaaaaaaacaacaacaacaacacgagGTGAGGAAGTGATGGAGTGTTGTTTTACCGctgctgtttttcagtgagTCTCCTCCGTTCTCTGTTGGGCTGAGAGGAGGATtcaatctgagagagagagagagagagagagagagggagagagagagagagagaaggacagatgGCAGGGAAAGAAAATGTATAATGACAGGTAAGGATTCTAGGAATGTGTGCATGACAGTACTTCGAATCGTTAAATcgttggacacacacacacacacacacacacacactcactggctGGGGCTGTAGAGGGCCATGCTACTTGTGAAGGGCATGCTGCCCAGCCTTTTCCTGTCTATGGTAGAACCTCCGctcttcttcagctcctccaccGCCGTTTTGATCACGTCTGACCAGCTGAAACGCAAACAGACCGTGAGTGGCAGTCCCTTCGACCAATCGTGTCCTTACACCGCCCCTCCCCTATCCAATCCTCACACTCCTCTTCTGCACTTCTACTTGTCGGTTCACTGTCCTttaactccctttttctttcctcttcacgccccgccccccacccacccgccCGCCCGGACAAGTCATTGTGTCGTTTATccttcttaaaaacaaaaaaccccactcactgttttctctctgccactGAATGAGCCACCAGTTCATAGATCTGGGCGCCGCTCTCCCAGGTGAAGATCACATAGAGAGCCTTCCGATctggtaaacaaaaacacaaacacaaacaaacagaatgaaacaactatgaaagaaaaatgcattatatttattaaaaaaaagggggggggggggtcttaatCGGAGGCTGACTGACCGGTGGCCACCTCTCGGAGGAAGACGGAGTCGAGTTTGATGATGGGGCTGAGCATCTGTTTGCCGTCGTTAGGGATGATGTTGCTTTTACTCTGACACTTCAACAGCATCTTATCATCCTGCTTCTGAAAGAGAACCAGCAGGTCCCCCAGCAACACGCACTGCACgtctacacagagacagagagagagagagagacagagagagagagagtgagagacagagagacagagagacagagagagagagagagagacagagagagagagagagagacagagagagagagacagagagagagagagagagagagagacagagagagagagacagagagagagagagacagagagagagagagacagagagagagatagagagagataatagaaaagaaagagaaagagaaaggattaACACTGGAAACCCCTCACTGAAACACAAGTAAAATGAACAGTAATATaaaggtaaaacaaaataaatacaaaaagtaCAATAAAATCATGTTTTATTATATAAACTACTAAACGACACTGCTTTTGGTTTAAAGAACGATTTTTATTAAAAAGACAGTCTATGTTCTGTTTGcgtttgtctgtgcatgtgtgtgtgcacgtgtcttgTGAGTGtattgcgtgtgtctgtgtgtgtgtgtgtgtgtgtgcgcgtgcattgcgtgtgtgtgtgtgtgtgcgttgcgtgtgtgtgtgttgtgtgtgtgtgtgtgtgtagtacctATAGTTttctctttggtgactctccagACCAGAGGTCCCTCATACAGCATTCTCCTGGTGGTCAGGTCAATActctgccacacacagacagacagaaaacacagtcattGACCAGGGCAGAAATCACACCTAAGACTGCCAAACATggaataaacacagtcattcacCAGGGCAGAGATCACACCTAAGACTGCCAAACATggaataaacacagtcattgACCAGGGCAGAGATCACACCTAAGACTGCCAAACATggaataaacacagtcattgACCAGGGCAGAAATCACACCTAAGACTGCCAAACATGGGATATaactctcttcatctctcccctctctgctcctctcacacactcattagaTATGTTCATTACTgggtttctcacacactcaccttgtACTCTGTGTAGAGTTCATTACTGGGCTTCAGGCCTGTGGTGTCCAGTCTACGCTGGTAATCTTTCAGAGTCTTTTAAGGCACCAAAGACGAGCACAGGAAAGacggagcaaaaaaaaaaaacagtgatgacAGATGCTTAACTGAAGTTACAGGTTGGCAGGTATTTTATGAGATACGGCTCTGAGGAGggacacagaaataaactgGGAGTACTGGGAAATGAATGTGGGGAGTGTTGTTCTTACCAGTAGGTTCTCCATGTTTTTCACCTCTTCGTTGACATGGTTTAGGATCTTACGACAGCACTCCGCTGCATGGAGgatgttttccttctctgtgttgTCCTCTGAAAGAAACGTCgacaggttaaacacacacacacagacacacacacacacacacacacaccacagatacacagtctgtcactgggttttttttccactctgtacattcacacatacacaaagaatctaccgcacaaacacactggcataacatgtactgtgtgttatataatgaatgcccacacacacacctgtgcttTTGGCAATGTTCTCCAGGAGCAGAGGGTATTTGGTCAGTCTCTGCATCTCTATGGGGATGATGTCCTTCAGCTGCAGTCTCCGACATTGAGGTTTACTCTCCgcttcctaaacacacacacacacacacacacacacacacacacacacacacaaaagtttaCATTACTGTCTGGGTTGTGACAGTAGAGGGCCgtacagtgttaaaataactgTTTGTCCAATGAGCATGTtggctggatgtgtgtgtgtgtgtgtgtgtaccagtatGAAAGCGTTGAAACGTTGAtctctcttctgtctgctcTTAATCTGCTCCAGAGCCCAGGACTGATGACTGCAGAACCTGGCCGTCAGCTTCTGAAACCAGTCCCCCTCTGATCCACtgaactacagagagagagagacagagagagacagagagagaaagagattcagaGGACAGGGACAATCAATTTTAGTGTATTACAGATAACACACAAATTCGTCTCTGTAAAAGTAACAccaagagtgtgtgtaaatatatgtatatatatatgcatacaagcgcatatatatatacacatacacacacacacatatatatatatatatatatatatacacatatatgtgtgtgtgtgtgtatatacacgaGAGTCAACATGGAATCATAAATATGATCTTACTGTGAATTTGACTCTGATGACTTTGTTGTGGATTTATTACGGCCCGATACATTAGTTGTAACATTCTGAATGATTTATAGCAGTCATCAgcttaatattaaaatattatttgtttgATGCCTGTGCATAGTGAAATACACCATTGGGAAACTGTGCTGGATTCAGACAGCAATCTATCATATTAATAGTTAATAACTGTTTGTTCTTCAGGTGTGAGACGGTTTCTCGGAGGGGAACTCACTCTGTTGagcagtgtggtgctgatgttcTTAACGATGAAGTCATCTTCCTGACGCAGCTTCTTCAGGTTCTCGTAAAACGCAACTGAAAGAGCAGAAACATCCCATTTatagactatatatatatatatatatatatatatatatatatatatatatatacctgaCACATAAATGTGTGATAAGGCATTGACTTGTTTTAATCCATCTGACATGTGAAGTATATCTAAAATATGAAGAGTTTTAAAAGATCAGGTTGCACCAGCCTCTCAGTCAGACCACGGGACTGAAGAGAAAAACTCGACATGAACCGGACAAAAATACGCTTTCAGATGGACTTTCCGACGTGACTAATCTGTTTCTCGTGCGACAAAACCAACACAGCTGAAGAGCTCTCGGGGGGAGGTTATCAACTGAGGTAAAAATCTGACTTTACAGGTTGTAATGATTCGTGTATATGTggagtattcttttttttttcttttttttttttgtctcgtcCCTCTCGTTGCGAGGACTCACAGTGCATGTCAAAGATTTCGTCCAGGTTGGGGAAGATAGTGGCTAGCTCAGTGCCCGTCatgatttcctctctctccagaggaCGGGAGAACACAGTCTGCAACACACTCAGCATCCGCACATGGGCATGCTCCGTCGCAAAcaactctgacagagagagagagagggagagagagagagagagagagagagagagatggggggggggtggcagagagTGTAATTACACTGTTACTGATTATTATATGGGTGCTTCATCACTGCTGGCTggatgtgacacacacacacccacacccacacacacacacaaatacacatactaAGGGGGTGTAAATTCGTAAGCATGCTTACCGTTGATGACTTCTTGTCTCTTGGTCTCGCTCTTCTTTAGGTTGGCAAGCGCCTCTGCGGCGGCCTGTTCTCTCCAGTTGGGTGGGTCTTGGTCGAGCTCCAGCAGACGTggctccacctcctcctgctgcGGGGAGGGGCCAGAGGCGGGGCCAACCGCAGAGCCCTCTGCTGGGATGAACCCTCCTTCGacgctgagagaaagagatgaaacgGTACAGCATTTCAAAGCAAGACAAATGCTTTAAAATTCAACTTTGACCTCAAATTTAATTGGCTTTTCTCCACCTTTGAACAGCTAAAATAAATGACCATAAAGCTAATAAAAGCATTAATATTCAACTTTGACTTCAAATTTAATTAGCTTTTCTCCACCCTTGGACAGCTAAAATAAATGACCATAAAA containing:
- the arhgef1 gene encoding rho guanine nucleotide exchange factor 1, producing the protein MDSEDAHEGRGLFGAQSPNPAMSIIGAEDEDFENDIDPTVDDRCIHFTSIELLKTRPTHLLVFIQHVILQFDCAPVLCFLHADLFRNMNAKETKKHFAEFYQNFLDKGAVLRVQVPANVAYELERTRPDMLSEDVQKRFAQEVQNLQIQEVFRQLDDFRQKRMMGMTPNESELAEVENHYPTDRVPMEMKEKAMAEGLLDKMSEMSPSIVADEEKCSAIFAAVAFYMKHLGVKTRAADTKKPRNFFKKRLLKKPEEQPQKPKQRFNNLLTEAGRWIGGNNVENKSSKSDTEGDSKNNEKKSSSGSAPSRGFSSEGSSSSISRKTASTGSASIAGSDVSEGSGINISVTSSPDSPHSEIGLTSSRSDPQFVPEGGDVSPAVPSVGLCMWEPPSASEAPIDDNQDKERRKIRNVRRSESLCVERRQSRRSGSTRNKHQSRSRSDVDLQAAASANPPPSPSPHPLSVEGGFIPAEGSAVGPASGPSPQQEEVEPRLLELDQDPPNWREQAAAEALANLKKSETKRQEVINELFATEHAHVRMLSVLQTVFSRPLEREEIMTGTELATIFPNLDEIFDMHFAFYENLKKLRQEDDFIVKNISTTLLNRFSGSEGDWFQKLTARFCSHQSWALEQIKSRQKRDQRFNAFILEAESKPQCRRLQLKDIIPIEMQRLTKYPLLLENIAKSTEDNTEKENILHAAECCRKILNHVNEEVKNMENLLTLKDYQRRLDTTGLKPSNELYTEYKSIDLTTRRMLYEGPLVWRVTKEKTIDVQCVLLGDLLVLFQKQDDKMLLKCQSKSNIIPNDGKQMLSPIIKLDSVFLREVATDRKALYVIFTWESGAQIYELVAHSVAERKHWSDVIKTAVEELKKSGGSTIDRKRLGSMPFTSSMALYSPSQLNPPLSPTENGGDSLKNSSDRDKDSLTDEKGTDPSPSLLDFLTTNGIDLPLDPSAAPPEKAAGSALDEVMSLKRLLVGSISLSEDSVGENGGAGPDGHSQETSECQSTEEDPHADGQTGGEGDVGSQREEEEGISAPLVLSQERLEEVRRRLQNLEGTLKKLQSVEEDHHRLQEAVAKYLQGGNYH